A stretch of the Enoplosus armatus isolate fEnoArm2 chromosome 13, fEnoArm2.hap1, whole genome shotgun sequence genome encodes the following:
- the serpinh1a gene encoding serpin H1a isoform X2: MWVTNLAALVLLATSASAAASASAATSASAATPASAGKALSNHATILADNSANLAFSLYQNMAKEKNVENILISPVVVASSLGLVALGGKASTASQVKTLLNAAKVKDEQLHSGLAELLTEVSNPKTRNVTWKISNRLYGPSSVTFVDGFVKSSKKHYNCDHSKINFRDKKSAVNSINEWAAKSTNGKLPEVTKDVEKTDGAMIINAMFFKPHWDEQFHHKMVDNRGFMVSRSFTVSVQMMHRTGLYGFYEDKTNKLIILSMPLAHKKSTVVFIMPSHLEPLERLEKKLTKEQLDTWMGKLQQTAVAVSLPKVSMEVSHNLQKHLGELGLTEAVDKSKADLSNISGKKDLYLSNVFHASAMEWDTDGNEIDASVFGSDKLKNPKLFYADHPFIFLVKDQKTKSILFIGRMVRPKGEKMRDEL, from the exons ATGTGGGTGACAAACCTGGCAGCCCTGGTCCTCCTGGCcacttcagcctcagctgcagcttcagcctcagctgcca cctcagcctcagctgccaCCCCGGCCTCAGCAGGCAAAGCCCTGAGTAACCACGCCACCATCCTGGCTGACAACAGCGCAAACTTGGCCTTCAGTCTCTACCAAAACATGGCTAAGGAAAAGAATGTAGAAAACATCCTCATCTCCCCAGTAGTAGTGGCCTCCTCTCTGGGTCTGGTAGCTCTTGGGGGTAAAGCCTCCACTGCCTCACAGGTAAAAACCCTTCTGAACGCGGCTAAAGTCAAAGATGAGCAGCTGCACTCCGGCCTGGCCGAGCTCCTAACTGAGGTGAGCAACCCAAAGACCCGCAATGTCACCTGGAAGATTAGCAACCGCCTGTATGGACCCAGCTCTGTCACCTTTGTGGATGGTTTCGTCAAGAGCAGCAAAAAGCACTACAACTGTGACCACTCCAAGATAAACTTCAGAGACAAGAAGAGTGCTGTGAACTCCATCAACGAGTGGGCGGCCAAGTCCACCAATGGCAAACTGCCTGAGGTCACCAAGGATGTGGAAAAGACTGACGGGGCAATGATCATCAATGCTATGTTTTTCAAAC cTCACTGGGACGAGCAGTTCCATCACAAGATGGTGGACAACCGTGGATTCATGGTCTCCCGTAGCTTCACTGTGTCAGTACAGATGATGCATCGCACAG GTCTCTATGGCTTCTATGAAGACAAAACCAACAAGTTAATCATCCTGAGCATGCCACTGGCCCATAAGAAGTCCACTGTGGTGTTCATTATGCCCTCCCACCTGGAACCTCTGGAGAGACTGGAGAAGAAACTGACCAAGGAGCAGCTGGATACGTGGATGGGCaagctgcagcagacagcagtaGCTGTGTCTCTGCCCAAAGTCAGCATGGAAGTCAGCCACAACCTGCAG AAACACCTCGGAGAGTTGGGCCTGACAGAGGCCGTGGACAAATCCAAAGCCGACTTGTCCAACATCTCTGGGAAGAAGGACCTCTACCTGTCCAACGTGTTTCACGCCTCTGCCATGGAATGGGACACGGATGGAAATGAAATTGACGCCAGCGTCTTTGGCAGTGACAAGCTGAAAAACCCTAAGCTGTTCTACGCTGACCACCCTTTCATCTTCCTCGTGAAGGACCAGAAGACAAAATCCATCCTGTTCATTGGCAGGATGGTCAGGCCAAAGGGTGAAAAGATGAGGGATGAATTGTAA